The Paenibacillus mucilaginosus 3016 genome includes the window ATCAGCCGCCTGGCCGGGATCGTCAAGTCCGCGCCCCGCAGTGCGCTGACGGATGCGCTTCCCTTGCCAAACACCCGGGTGATGCCCACCGCCCTCACGAGCGGCTCTGCCGGCGGTACAGATTGGTCCATCGTCATCCCCCACCCTTCCTCTTCCATTCGATACCGTCCGCTTAGTTAACCATACAATGAAAAACGAGCCCCTTTTTAGGGGGTTCTGTGCGATTTTATAGGGTCATTGGGGCATGGCCGGACGCTCACAAAATAAAGTTGACCCGGTATCTAGGTACCGGGTTTATAATTACGGCATACGGGGAGGGATGAAGGATGCGGGGGCTTACCATCAGCCAATTAGCCAAGGAGTCACAGGTCACGGTCGAAACCATAAAGTTCTATGAAAAGAAGGGCTTGCTCACCAAGCCTCCCAGAACGGAGTCCGGCTACCGGATGTTTCCGGAGAGTACGGCAGCCGATATGGCATTCATCAAACGCGCTCAGGAAATGGGCTTCACCCTGCAGGAGATCCGGCATTTGCTCACGATGGTCCGGCAGGAAGACTATTACCCAACGGAGGAGATGCATGCCTTCGCTGCACTGAAAGTGGAGGAACTGGAGCGGCAGATCCGCCGGATGCAGAGCTTCAAGGAATTGCTCGA containing:
- a CDS encoding MerR family transcriptional regulator, with translation MRGLTISQLAKESQVTVETIKFYEKKGLLTKPPRTESGYRMFPESTAADMAFIKRAQEMGFTLQEIRHLLTMVRQEDYYPTEEMHAFAALKVEELERQIRRMQSFKELLEQIARRPYAAPPLPRQECPLLARLLKE